The Rosa rugosa chromosome 3, drRosRugo1.1, whole genome shotgun sequence sequence CACTCTTAAACCGGTTTGCCGCAGTAGCGGAGCTTCGAATTCACGGAAAGGGGATAAATCACGGTCGGaggtaaaaaaatataaacccTAATTTCTGTGTCAGTGTGAATTGTTTTAGGATTGGGTGATTTACGAGAGTATTGGCTTCGGAAATGCAGAAAGAAGGTGTTGCTAAGAAGCTTATTGGAAATGGTGACATTGGGAGTGGTAGAGGGAAGAAGGGGCCGGCCCAGCCTGCGGCTTATAAGCCATTCGGAACgcagagaaaagagaagaaagagtctGTAGTTGATCGAAAGGAGAAGCAGGTATGGTTTTCTCTATGCTAGATTCCTTTTCAGGATTCAGTTTGTGTTATTGACTGTCTTTCGCTATTGACGGACCGGTTTAAAAGAAATGTTCACTGTTTAACCTTTTGATTTTTGAGTTATTTGTGTTGATGAGGTGGTTGAGTTTGATTCAGGTTGAAGCGAGAAATCTTCAGGATGCTGATTTTCTCAATGCCGTCGTTAAGGTAAATGCTGTTATCCTTGTTTCAGGTTTGGTTATATAATTTTGTAACATCTTGCCCAGTGTTGAAGCCAGACATTGTATCTTTCTCTAACTTTGTACCTTCTTGGTAAATTGGTGTTTGGTGTGGTTTATATTCATATTGGAGTTTGCTGGTGCATGTCTGTTTCACTTAGATGCTGATTCGGTTAAAAAAATGTTAGTTGTATCATCACGTCAATCTCAAAATTTGCAGTATCTATTTTGCACTTGGTTCGTAGCTAATGATTGTTTCAATGCATCTTTAGGTGTACTGCACCCATACCGCTCCTGACTATTCCCTTCCTTGGCAAAAGCAAAGACAATTCACAAGTACAGGCAGGCAAGTTTCAAACTCTTCTCCTGTCTTCCATGTCCCTATCATGTGTGTGTTTTTAATAACTTATCATCTGAATCTTTTGATGCAGTGCTTTTATGATTGGTGATGGTAAACTCTTGACAAATGCCCATTGTGTTGAACATTATACTCAGGTACTTAATTGTCTGAAATTGTGTATAGTTAGTAAAATAGGTACAAGATCTCATTAAATTACCCTTAGAAATGTGAAATGGTGAAAATTGTTCTGGTTACTGAAGAGCTTAACCTTCTAGTTGCATGTATATCAACTTTGCCTTTAGATGACATACACATTTGCTAAAATTTGCATCTTATGTGATACTTATTAAGGGTTTAGGTTCTCATAATCAAAAATTCCAATCATATCATCTATCTAGTGTGTAGAAAATATGACCTGCAGGGAAAGTGATGTATCAAGAAAACTGAAGGATACAACGACTATTCATATTCTGTACAAGAGTGCAAAATGCACTCATTTATCATTGTTTTCAACTTATGATCATTCCTTTTCTTAATTATTGCAGGTTAAAGTGAAGAGAAGGGGAGATGATACCAAATACGTGGCTAAGGTATTTGATCCTCATAAAATTAACATTGTGTTTCTCAATATCTTGGAGATAATTAAGATGCCACAGCCTATTATCAGTAGAGGGGATTGTGATGTAGCTTTACTGTTAGTGACTTAACTTGCAGGTTTTGGCCAGAGGTGTTGATTGTGATATAGCCTTACTTACAGTAGAAAGTGAGGAATTTTGGAAAGGAGCAGAGCCACTCCATTTCGGAAGCTTGCCACATCTTCAGGTTTAGACCCCTTTCCCTTTGTAATGGTCTTGTATGGTATTATTCAGTGCTTGTGACAATTTGGTTAGTTCATTTTGCAATAGCCCATGAACTAACTAATATGAATACATGAACTTTGGaagtttttatatatatatacctgatACCTTGGTTGACAAGAATTTATTGTCAGGTACctttaacaaaacaaaattagaCTTATTATGGAGGTAGCGACTGTGACTGCTAAAATTGTGTCAAAAGAAACTAACTTCTGTCTCATAATTAACAATTTTAGAATGCATGTGTGACCATTTTATCTCCAGTTGTTGATATTAGCGTGAACTGACCATCCACCTGAATTAAATCTCAGATCTAGTATTACACAATCTAACTGATTACTGATGTCATCCATTTTATTACCACTTGTACCAAGCTAGTGTAGCTCGGCTATTCAGAAACTGCAGAAGTTGAGTGTTTTGTTTGAAGGTTTAGATTTAAGTGTCATATTTTCTACATTCTTGCTCTACCATCACTTGGATGAACCTCTAAAGTTCTGTTCATCGGGCTTTTACAATTATCAGGAAGCAGTGACTGTTGTAGGATATCCCCTTGGAGGAGATACCATTTCAGTAACGAAGGGGGTTGTATCGCGTATAGAGGTTTGGTTTTCCCTACCTGAGTGAACTTGTATGATATTTTGCTTGCTGATGGTACTTTAGGTCTGATAATCAGTTTGATGTTAATTATGCCATCTCTCAAAGCTGTGTTACAGACTTACAGATATATAAGGCACCAAGTTTCTTACAGTTTATATCTTCAGGTTACGTCATATGCTCATGGGTCATCTGATTTGTTGGGCATTCAGATTGATGCAGCAATAAATCCTGGTCAGTGTATAACTCAAATTTACAATTGAACTCTCTGTTCTTTGGGAAGTCACTTGGCTGCCTGAAGATTAAGATCCTTATTTTACAGACTATTTGTATCTTTCTCATAGACTTTTGTGTCAATTTTCTGGATTGTAGGTAATAGTGGTGGTCCTGCATTCAATGACCAAGGAGAGTGCATTGGTGTGGCATTTCAGGTAAATTTGCTGGCTTGCTGTTAAAGTTTGTTTATCCACTTGGTCTTACTTTTTTGGCTATACAAGAAAATTCTGTGTCAAAAATTATCTCTTCTTTTTAACACACTTCTTTTAGGTCTACAGATCTGAAGAGGCCGAGAATATTGGATATGTGATTCCTACTACAGTTGTCTCTCACTTTTTGAATGATTATGAGAGGAACGGGAAGTACACAGGTGAGGACTGTTCTTAACTTTCATCTGTGTGAAGCAAAATTATTCGGTGCATGGACTTTGTATTCTGTTGAATTTATGCTGTGTCTGTGCATTGGTTTTGACAACATCTTCCTCTGCTCATCTATGCTCGGTGCATCAAGCATCAAGAAAGCAGAACTATTGTTTGGCCTGAATATAATGGGTTCTCTTTATtctcaaaccatgatctagttTGTTTAAGGTTAGAGATATGTCACAAGCTACAGACCTAAACAAGGTGTTAATATACTAGAGTAAAAATTGATTGTGGATACATTTTCACTCTGTCAGGAATGTATAATACATGCTGCCTTCTTTGGTGGCATACAGTGTTATCGCTTTATCTAATTTAATTAGTTGCACCGCAATGTGATTATTGTGATTACAACCTAACACTTATCTAGATCTTGCCAACTCATGCGGACTTAACCCAATCATTTGTCACACTTTGATGTCCAGGTTTCCCTTGCCTTGGTGTTATGTTGCAAAAGCTGGAGAATCCTGCATTACGAGCATGCTTAAAAGTAGAGTCTATTGAGGTATGTCTCTTTGTTTATTTAAGTGTTTCTTGGATCAGCTAGTGTAATAATAGACATTTGTTATACATATAAAATTGTCATCTACTTGAACTTTTCACTTTTGTCTTTGATAAGCAGAGTAACTGCAGCTGAATATGAAGAGGCAGTGAAAatgtttttaaataattttgtgAACAACAAATATTAAAGACTTTGATTAAAGGTTCATGAGGACCATGCAAAGCATGTAGTAATTTACTATTTAAGAATATAATACTCGGGCCATGTTTAGGTTTTGTAGAATGATAACTTCATATCTGTTAATTAGTTAATTTTCTTAGGCATTTACCCCATCTCATCTGGCTTGTGATCTGTTAATTAGTTAATTTTCTTAGGCATTTGCCCCATCTCATCTGGCTTGCGCAGGGTGTACTGGTGCGAAGAGTAGAACCCACTTGTGATGCACATAATGTACTAAAGGAGGTATTTTGGCTGTTTGAATCTTGAGCAGTTTCTTTACTTGAGTTGCATACTTGTTAAACAGCCATGAACAGAAACTTTTAAGCAACTTTTCAGTGCTTCTCAGTCAATCAGCTTATGAAATCATTTGTTGTTAGTATATTATgtgatgaaaatgaaaataggaGAGCAAAAATGTGAAGTGGGAACTAATAGAATTGGAAATAGATTGACAGCAATAGCATGTGTTGTAAGGAAAggctcctgaactaattttggAGAGGCAAAAGCTTATCATAAATGAAGAGTTAATTTGCAA is a genomic window containing:
- the LOC133738449 gene encoding protease Do-like 2, chloroplastic → MAVAVVNCYFSVVTSTVKFRSAAQPCFSASLWSSSSCHTLKPVCRSSGASNSRKGDKSRSEKEGVAKKLIGNGDIGSGRGKKGPAQPAAYKPFGTQRKEKKESVVDRKEKQVEARNLQDADFLNAVVKVYCTHTAPDYSLPWQKQRQFTSTGSAFMIGDGKLLTNAHCVEHYTQVKVKRRGDDTKYVAKVLARGVDCDIALLTVESEEFWKGAEPLHFGSLPHLQEAVTVVGYPLGGDTISVTKGVVSRIEVTSYAHGSSDLLGIQIDAAINPGNSGGPAFNDQGECIGVAFQVYRSEEAENIGYVIPTTVVSHFLNDYERNGKYTGFPCLGVMLQKLENPALRACLKVESIEGVLVRRVEPTCDAHNVLKEGDVIVSFDDVHVGCEGTVPFRSNERIAFRYLISQKFAGDVADLGIIRAGEFMKVKAELNPRVHLVPYHIDGGQPSYLIIAGLVFTPLSEPLIDEECDDSIGLKLLAKARYSLARFKGEQIVILSQVLANEVNIGYEDMSNQQVLKLNGTPIKNIRHLAHLVDSCKHKYLVFEFEDNYITVLEREAALASSTSILKDYGIPAERSSDLLEPYIDSVVDGQADQEDLGDSPVSNLEIGFDGLIWA